From Diospyros lotus cultivar Yz01 chromosome 4, ASM1463336v1, whole genome shotgun sequence, a single genomic window includes:
- the LOC127798889 gene encoding AAA-ATPase ASD, mitochondrial-like, with product MMMEGEVFGKLGTAFTGLMIIWAMFQQYFPLRIRDEIEKYAHKLVSLVYPYVKITFHEFTGDRFERSKAYANIERYLGANSTTTAKRLRADMVSDSHSLVLSMDDHEEISDRFRGIKTWWASSKNLPSNQTISFYPNEEERRYYALYFHKKHRETITKLYLKHVMEEGKAIAVKNRVRKLYTNNKSEHWYGYKRSTWSHVTFEHPANFQTLAMDPMEKQAIIDDLLTFQNGKDYYAKIGKAWKRGYLLYGPPGTGKSTMIVAMANLLDYDIYDLELTSVMNNTELRKLLIDTTSKSIIVIEDIDCSLDLTGQRQKDKEEKKEEKKEEEDPIRKKMKERDHQKKESEVTLSGLLNFIDGLWSACAGERLIVFTTNFVDKLDPALIRRGRMDKKIELSYCGFEAFKVLAKNYLDIESHHLFPTVCRLLEETDMTPADVAENLMPKSREENAATCLENLIKELEMAKEKARRKAEEEEEEEEEKKRKKEEEEVK from the exons ATGATGATGGAAGGAGAAGTGTTCGGAAAACTAGGCACAGCCTTCACTGGGCTGATGATAATCTGGGCGATGTTCCAGCAATACTTCCCCTTGAGAATTAGAGACGAAATAGAGAAATACGCTCACAAATTGGTGAGCCTGGTTTACCCCTACGTTAAGATCACTTTCCACGAATTTACCGGCGACAGGTTCGAGAGGAGCAAGGCTTACGCCAACATCGAGAGGTATCTGGGCGCCAACTCCACGACGACGGCGAAGAGGCTCCGGGCAGACATGGTGAGCGACTCGCACTCGCTGGTGCTTAGCATGGATGACCATGAGGAGATCTCCGACCGCTTCAGAGGCATCAAGACTTGGTGGGCTTCCAGCAAGAATCTTCCCAGCAACCAGACCATCTCTTTCTATCCCAACGAAGAAGAGAGAag GTATTATGCACTCTATTTCCACAAGAAGCACCGGGAAACCATCACGAAGCTGTACTTGAAGCATGTAATGGAGGAGGGGAAGGCCATCGCCGTGAAGAACAGGGTGAGGAAGTTGTACACCAACAACAAGAGCGAACACTGGTATGGCTACAAAAGAAGCACATGGAGCCATGTGACGTTCGAGCACCCTGCAAATTTCCAGACTCTGGCTATGGACCCGATGGAGAAGCAAGCGATCATCGACGATCTTCTCACTTTCCAAAATGGGAAGGATTACTACGCAAAGATTGGCAAGGCATGGAAGAGAGGCTATCTTCTCTATGGCCCTCCAGGGACCGGTAAATCCACCATGATTGTCGCCATGGCCAATCTTCTAGATTACGATATCTATGATCTGGAGTTGACTTCAGTGATGAACAACACTGAACTGAGGAAGCTGTTGATCGACACGACAAGCAAGTCTATTATAGTCATCGAGGATATCGATTGCTCGCTCGATCTCACCGGCCAGAGGCAAAAG gataaagaagagaagaaagaagagaagaaagaagaggaggACCCGATTCGAAAGAAGATGAAAGAGCGAGATCATCAGAAGAAAGAGAGCGAGGTAACTCTGTCCGGGCTCTTGAACTTCATCGACGGGTTGTGGTCCGCTTGCGCCGGCGAGAGGCTCATCGTCTTCACCACGAATTTCGTCGACAAGCTGGATCCGGCGCTGATACGAAGAGGCCGAATGGACAAGAAGATAGAACTTTCGTACTGCGGCTTTGAAGCGTTCAAGGTGCTGGCCAAGAACTACCTGGACATTGAATCCCACCATTTGTTCCCGACGGTTTGCCGCTTGTTGGAGGAAACCGACATGACACCGGCGGATGTTGCAGAGAATTTGATGCCGAAGTCCAGAGAAGAAAATGCCGCGACTTGTCTGGAGAATTTGATCAAAGAGCTGGAGATGGCGAAGGAAAAGGCAAGGAGGaaagctgaagaagaagaagaagaagaagaagagaagaagaggaagaaagaagaagaagaagtgaagtag